Proteins found in one Quercus robur chromosome 2, dhQueRobu3.1, whole genome shotgun sequence genomic segment:
- the LOC126714346 gene encoding homeobox-leucine zipper protein ROC8-like, with the protein MDFPIGSGGGGSGDEQEQSNARKGKRSYHRHTSHQIQQLEAFFKECPHPDDTQRRQLSRDLGLESKQIKFWFQNKRTQTKAQHERADNSTLRSENDKIQCENLAIREALKNVICPSCGGPPFGEEERQRSLQKLQIENAQLKEEHEKVSCLLAKYIGKPISQIESSTPMLGSSMDVPAAISRNQGPGAALDQGHGSSSPLTYQFKNISDMEKPLVLETAASAMDELIRLMRINEPLWIKSPADGGFVLHRDSYDKIFPRANHFTNSTARVEASKDSEIVTMKAMHLVEKILNSDKWIDLFPTIVTKAKTIQVLEPGMLASRGGSVQLMYEQMHILSPLVPPREFFFIRHCQQIELGVWLIVDFSYDCSKEKTSPSRSWKLPSGCMIQDMPNGYSKVTWVEHVEVDDKTQTHRLYRDLICGNIAYGAARWVVTLKRMCERYTYSIDDIAPTGIGGLGVLNLPEGKRSIMKLSHRMVKNFCGMLSMTGKLDFPQLSEVNNSGVRVSVRKSSEPGQPCGMIVSAATSLWLPLPPHHVFSFFRDEKTRVQWDVLSNGNPVHEIARIASGAHPGNCVSVIRQPYIPTENNMLMLQETCTDTTGSLVVYAPMDIPAINIAMNGEDSSEVPILPSGFIISGDGRPETGTIDASTSANAVRSGGSLLTVAFQILVSSPSSLKQLNVESVATVNTLISSTVQRIKTSLNCSGLD; encoded by the exons attcttcaaggaatgcCCGCATCCGGATGATACCCAGCGGCGCCAGTTGAGCAGGGATCTTGGGCTTGAATCCAAACAGATAAAGTTCTGGTTCCAAAACAAGAGGACTCAAACAAAg GCTCAACATGAGCGAGCAGATAACTCTACTCTACGGTCAGAGAACGATAAGATTCAATGCGAAAACCTTGCAATCAGAGAGGCACTGAAAAATGTGATTTGCCCATCATGTGGAGGTCCACCTTTCGGAGAAGAAGAACGGCAACGTAGCCTACAGAAACTACAGATCGAAAATGCCCAATTAAAAGAAGAG CATGAAAAGGTATCCTGCCTTCTTGCCAAGTACATTGGAAAACCaatatcacaaattgagtcatCGACTCCTATGCTCGGATCTTCAATGGATGTACCGGCAGCAATTTCCCGGAATCAAGGACCAGGGGCTGCCCTTGATCAAGGCCATGGTTCCAGTTCTCCATTAACATACCAATTCAAAAACATTTCAGACATGGAGAAGCCACTTGTGTTGGAGACTGCTGCCAGTGCCATGGATGAATTAATCAGACTTATGCGAATCAATGAACCTCTGTGGATCAAGTCCCCAGCTGATGGGGGATTTGTTCTTCATCGTGACAGTTATGACAAGATCTTCCCTAGGGCTAATCATTTCACGAACTCCACTGCTCGTGTCGAGGCATCAAAAGATTCAGAAATAGTGACCATGAAAGCAATGCACCTAGTTGAAAAGATTTTAAATTCG GATAAATGGATAGATCTTTTCCCCACAATTGTTACAAAAGCAAAGACAATTCAAGTGCTTGAACCTGGGATGCTAGCAAGTCGAGGTGGCTCGGTGCAGCTG ATGTACGAGCAAATGCACATTCTATCGCCTCTAGTACCGCCTAGGGAATTCTTCTTCATTCGCCATTGCCAGCAAATCGAATTAGGCGTCTGGTTAATTGTGGATTTCTCTTATGATTGCTCAAAAGAGAAAACCTCACCTTCCCGCTCTTGGAAGCTTCCCTCTGGATGCATGATTCAGGATATGCCTAACGGGTACTCCAAG gtTACTTGGGTTGAACATGTGGAAGTGGATGATAAAACCCAAACTCATCGGCTGTATAGAGATCTCATATGCGGTAATATTGCTTATGGAGCAGCAAGATGGGTTGTTACACTTAAGAGGATGTGTGAGAGATATACTTACTCCATAGATGATATTGCACCAACTGGAATTGGAGGGCTTGGAG TGCTTAATTTGCCTGAAGGTAAAAGGAGCATTATGAAGCTTTCCCACAGGATGGTGAAGAATTTTTGTGGAATGTTAAGCATGACAGGAAAACTGGATTTTCCTCAGTTATCTGAAGTCAACAATAGTGGGGTTCGAGTGTCTGTTCGTAAAAGCAGTGAACCAGGTCAGCCCTGTGGGATGATAGTTAGTGCTGCTACCTCTCTTTGGCTTCCTCTCCCACCTCACCATGTCTTTAGTTTCTTCAGAGATGAGAAGACTCGAGTTCAG TGGGATGTTCTCTCCAATGGAAATCCAGTGCATGAGATAGCACGCATCGCAAGTGGAGCTCATCCAGGAAACTGTGTATCTGTTATTCGg CAGCCTTACATCCCTACAGAGAACAATATGCTGATGCTTCAAGAAACCTGCACAGATACAACGGGATCCTTAGTAGTCTATGCCCCCATGGACATACCAGCCATCAACATAGCTATGAATGGCGAGGACTCTTCAGAAGTACCAATACTTCCATCAGGGTTCATAATCTCTGGTGATGGTCGTCCTGAAACTGGCACTATTGATGCTTCTACAAGTGCAAATGCTGTAAGGTCAGGTGGTTCACTGCTTACAGTGGCTTTCCAGATATTGGTGTCTAGCCCCTCATCTTTGAAGCAACTGAACGTGGAATCTGTGGCCACAGTCAATACTCTTATCAGCTCCACCGTCCAAAGGATTAAGACTTCTTTGAATTGCTCTGGTTTGGATTGA